A stretch of DNA from Arachis hypogaea cultivar Tifrunner chromosome 19, arahy.Tifrunner.gnm2.J5K5, whole genome shotgun sequence:
taataaataaagaaagcctctaataaaattttcattaaaaattaaattataaacaaattaaaaaattggaaTCAGAGGAGCTTTGAACATTGGGTTCCAATTGTCCATCACAGTTGGGATACTAGTGGCGAATGTGCTCAACTACTTCTTCGCAAATATCAAAGGTGGATGGGGATGGAGGCTTAGCTTTGGTGGTGTAATGGTCTCTGCACTCATCATCACAATCGGATCATTGGTCCTTTCAGACACACCCAACTCCATGATCGAGCGTGGAGAGCACGAAAAGGCAACTGAGGAAGGTTCCCGGCGTGGAAGACATTGATGAAGAGTTCAACGATCTTATTGCCGCAAGTGAGGAATCGAAGGAGGTGGAACACCCTTGGAGGAACCTGCTGCAGCGCAAGTACAGGCCTCACCTCACCATGGCAATCATGATTCCATTCTTCCAGCAATTCACGGGCATTATTGTCATCATGTTTTATGCGCCTGTGTTGTTCGGTTCCATTGGCTTCAAAGACAACTCTGCTCTCATGTTAGTCATCATCACCGGCGTTGTAAATGTGGCTGCCACTGTTGTGTCTATATATGGGGTTGACAAGTGGGGTAGGAGAGCCTTTTTTCTAGAAGGCGGAGCCCAAATGATCATATGTCAGGCCGTAGTAGCCGCAGCTATTGGAGCCAAGTTCGAAATTGATGGAAACCCCGGTGATTTGCCAGTGTGGTATGCTATTGTGGTGATGATGTTTATTTGCATCTATGTCTGATATATTATAATCTATTCAACGAATGAGATCAAAccccaaaacaaaaagttattgTTACATTggatgattttaatacgaaaaaaaacgttaaggaagATTCTAAATCAAAAATTACGTTGTGGACGGTTTCGATTTTGACCTTCAACGTTAGGaacaaaacaatacttatccctatagttatcataataataataataataataataatattattattattattattattattattattattattattattattattttttagtagttAGGATTATGTTAttgctaataaaaaaattaatattaatttatttagtgtagtaatttaatttagatattataatgaaatgttatattattattattattattattattattattattattattattattattattattattattattattattatttcgattgataattgataagtagtttaataatgtattaaatattgattttatataactataataaagatatttttctaaattagtataattatgcattaatacttaaatgctaattatagtataagtataataaagatatttttataaaataaacttagaagagaaaatGTACATTCATTTTGGCGAAAAAAGGATTCATGAGGAatcgacacctcacttttattaattgggaaaaaatccagttttagtatattaagtagatgagACAATCTTATATGCCACTTAATCTACGCTTTTTCTGCAATTCACTAATGTTAAATACTAAAAAGGAAAAATCATATTTGTCCCCAAATTAGTCTAGACATTCTGTATAATGTTTTTATTGGGCCTAAGCCCGTtaaataccaaaataaaaaataattttttatcacaaACTTATTGATTAACAACATAAAATACTAAGTAAGTAGTTGatggttttatttttttctttgtcttGAGTGAGATTTATTTTCCCGTTTAGCTTAGTTTATTTTGGTCTTAAGGTCGTAGGGCTTTCCttgtattgaaaaaaaaaatgttaatcgCAATTTGAGTTAGATTggtgattaatttattagtttaagcagaatctcgccttgtgcatgcagcaacccattggccagcgacagacccttaaatggagctccatccgcgacggattagtccttggcctGTCGGGCTGGGAGATACCGTGGgcaatcgaaaaaaaaaattattaatttaagcaTATAAGCAAGTGTCaagtctaaaaaaaaaaaaaagcatatattagtcaacaataaatttttaaatgaattttaaattcacagcaaattaataaatatttatttaagtctagttaattactaaaaaaatttaaaacagaattATCAATTAAGGAAAAATTGCCGGTCTAAGATCAATTTATGGAATTCGACCAATAAATTAACACTAAAATAAATTGTTTACAAGTATTAAAATCAGtagcatatgtatatatttattagtATGAATCATTAGCATATCAATTAGCGTGTCTGTATATATATTATCACGATACTATTATAAATTATAGGATActaattatttatcattttatttgtttattaccTATAAAGATCTTGTAGATTGTATCATTTTTACATAATTCAgatgtatcttttttttttccccttaatTCCCTGTTCTCGTTTCTAAAAAAATCACatctacaaatatatatatatatatatatatatatatatatatatatatatatatatatatatatattttattctatttaaatgaaaaaaaaaagggagcaaTACCAAAAGCatagaggagagaagaaagagagaaagttaACTGTTTCTTCAATTTCTCATCTATCAAACCATAAAAGATATGAAGGTCACGTTATTTCTTCCATTAGGAATATCAACATTCCTATTCATCATTATTTCAATCTCATCTGCTTCTACGGACACACCCCTAACCTATACCAATGGACAACAAGCACAAGAACTTGGTATACAAATttctttagcttttttttttttttaattattattattattattgttattgttattattatttaaatccaCTAAAATATTGTTCAAAATAAACTTGAAATTAATTGGCATGTTGATAATTTGATAATTTCATATACATTGCTCATTGTAACTTGATAATTTGTTAGAATATAGTTACAAACATGTATAAGTTTATTTTGAACATTAcaattaggtagcgtttgttttgaggtattgagacagaGACTGGGAGACTGAAACTCACTAtcatgtttgttagttcagagactggtattaAAACTTTTGTCTCTATccccaaaattttagtatttcagtacctccaaaatcGGGGACACAggaaactaaaatttttagagatgaagactgaaactttaataacattttatacataaaataccttcattttaattaattaattccaattttaccctttgtacaaattaaattagaatttcattcttgttttaatttctgtctcccactctgcaccaaacagaatactaagatttatttcaatttctatcttttaatctttgtctctcagtctcagtctttctgtctctACCAAACCCTATCTTACAGAACACTTTTCAATAATGGATAGTTAGTTATTACTTATGTtattgatatgatatgatatgataggaAAACTAAATGGAAGCATAGATGATGAAGGCAAAAGAAGTTTGAATGAAAAAGTGACTGAGAAAAATGTGAGTAAGCTGCATAGTGTTTCGAAGATAGGAGGGGGAGGAAGTGGGGGCGGCGGAGgacgaggaggaggaggtggaggcGGCGGAGgacgaggaggaggaggtgggggCGGCAGTGGGGGCGGCGGAGGACGAGGAGGAGGAAATGGGGGCGACAGTGGAGGCGGCAGAGgacgaggaggaggaggtgggggCAGCAGTGGGGGCGGCGGAGGACGAGCAGGAGGAGGTGGGGGCGGCGGAGGACGAACAGGAGGAGGAAGCGGAGAGGACGGGCATGGATGATCGCAGGTTCCGGTGAAGATGATAGAAATTCAGctccatcatcattattattatcagcTTCTAGATTTTGGATCTTACTACTAATTATATTTGTAAGCTTGGATATATTCTTCTATTAATTGTTCTTGTTAatcctataattttattaatttttatataatttattatttttcaaaaaattatacacattaatattataatatttgtgTTTATATTCATAATTCATCTAATATCAAATACTATACAAAAGTAaatatcttaaaaatattttatatttttaacaaaaaaaattcagaagACCTAACATAACTAAAATGTTTATATATTATAAGAATtcgattataaatttttaaactagAATAATAATTCAAATGAATCTTTGAAATTTTTAGTATCAaacactttaattttttaaattttaaaatatacaaaatccaTAAAATAGTCTcccaaaaagtttttaaaaaatttaaaataattcttaaaaattctaaaataattattttgattaaagaCATTAAATTGATGAAAACTATATTATTTAACTGTGGTAAACGTTAAAAactattttatgtattttaaaatctaaaatctaaagtgttcaaaattaaaaaactcactgatttggataattatattttaagatttaatttattatttgaaaaaaatattaggaTTAATAGAATGTTAAGCCCCTAATTAAGTCTCAATTATCAAGTCTTCTATGGAggaaaaataaagatatatttattACAATTGTTTGTTGATTTTTACACCTAATTTAGGATACTACATTATTGCTTGGAAAATGTAAAATGTTAAAttgtggtctagagatatctagTGTTACTTCAACCGTTAGAATTCAATGACTAATTGGTTATACCCAAGGTTCAGAAAATCGGACCGGTAATTAAACTGCTCTAGTTACTggtttattagtttattggtttaaTTGGTTTAATCAGTGATTCAACCaaaaaaaccgttttagaatagaataataaataaattatagataaacatcctaaaatataattatagtctaatataaatcttaaaatatcttcgaaatttaaaacactacataaaatatcatcaaccaaatacatatgatcttatcaaaatccaaactcaaaagttaaatagtaataaaagcatatctaaatattaaatcccaacatcatggtttatcaatcatcaaaatctgcAAGAACTTGTTACAAATCTGCTTTGTTAGGAGTATCGTTAGCACTACGAGAATTAGGATTATCAGCATCATTCAAAATAGGAGTATCGACAGGCATGTTATTATTCACAGAAGCATTGTTATCAGCAgttgcttcttgattaatactattttccataactgaaattaataaaacatatatgaaattaaaaacagcCACAAGCCCACAACACAATGAACAttaacaatgaaaattaacagcATGAAAATTAACCATGTTCTTAACCTAAAGCAGGAGCCAAACACAAGACAACACAACATTCAGCCATTCAACAATTCTGCCTACAGCAATTCATAACCATGTTCTTAACCACAACACAAGATCATATCAGTAATTCTGTCTACAGCAATTCTGCCTAGTGTCTACAGCATTCAGCCATTCAATAATATTGCAAAAGTGCAAAACAGAGTAAGTTTCTACTTTCTAGCATTAACAAAACAGAGGAACAAATTAACAATTAGTCAATTACAAAGTAACAaattaaaacagagtaacaaattaacaattacaAAGCAACAAAAGTGCAAAACACTAAAACAGCAATTGAACAAAAATCGCGTAACGGGTAAACTAAAAACGTCTTCATGTTTCTGTATCAAACTATCAACTGAGGAAAAAAAACTCCTAGGGTGAAAGAAGAATACAATAAAatagaaattggaattaatttaattttaagaattattgAAGACGAAGACCCAAGATGAATTATTGAAGACCGAAGAAGACTGAATTATTGAAGACCTAAGACCCAGGATGAATTGAAGAATTAATATTatggaacaaaaattgaagaGGAAGTCGAAGttcagagaagatgaagaacgacGAGTCACTCACCTGGTTTCGAGAGGCCAGCGAAGACGATGGAGTGCTACTAAGCTGGGAACCAGGTGACGATGGAGGGCTACTGGTGCTGAGGACCAGGCGACGACGGTGGCGCTCATGACCTGAGAACCGCGGCGACGACGGATGGAGGGCTACTGGGCTGGGAATGCTTCAGACTTCAGAGTGCTAGGGTTCACTGTGAGACTAAGATGAACGATTGGGGGTCGGGGGAAGAAGGGGCCAGGGGGTTTCACGACTGGGTCGGGTCGGGTAATCGGGTTTCACTTTTTAAAACAGTTAAAAACGGCGTCGTTTAGAAGAACCGGCCGGCTTTCGACTGGTTCACCGGTTTTCCAGCGGTTCTCTCACAGGCGGTTATTGAAAGAGGATCGGACCGTTTGCATCGTCGGTTCGCGgttaaaccggtcgaaccggccagtcaggtccggttttcagaaccttggttatACCACAAACCGATAatgtattatttatattttgccactatttaaaaattttaatttaataccaCGATAAAAAATGAAGTGAGGAGTGCTAGAGGGCCagcacttttattaaattttggccagcacttaaccatcaataggaaattgaatgattttacaCCATTAGAtgcaatttcacaccattaaaaatatcattgatggctaattgatagataaaaaccacaaaatctgctgacCCTAAACTTTCTCAAATGAAGTTGAGTAAAGACTAAAGATGATttgttttacaataaaaaatattaaaaaaattatatataatacacattttttttcaaaatttaattgcAATCATCACTATTTacgaaattttatttttcaatatatatatatatatatatcccttaACTCTATTCTAATTATTACATTATAACTCTCACAACAAATGTAAtacattttttatatacataatttGATATGAAGTTAACTTTTTTTAAGAGTCAATATTGagaagaatttttaaattttcacaaTAAATAATACACGATAATTTTAATACTCATTAAATAGTTCATTGTGTATTAGCATAATGATAGACATAACTGACAATTGATGAACACTGTTTTCAGAATTTATGGAATTTGTATTATTTAGTGTTTTAGTTTATAAATTCTTATGTTAAAATTTAtctgttttaattagttttgtgATATAAAAATAGACGAAGTAAAATTTTAAGAGTTTGTTTAAAaactatttaatataaaaaaggacaatttacataaataaaataattgaagGAAACATTTACGTAAATACAACATTGGCAAACTtcaaccaagttgggttggtctagtggttagctcactagtccgcttaagcaagtgtcgggggttcgaatcctgccttgtgcatgcagcaacccattggccagcggcaaacccttaaatggagctcagtaccgcgacggattagttcttgacctgccgggttgggggataccgtgagaAACCAAAAAAAACATTGGCAAACTTCAGACGCAAATGCAACAAACGCAATTGTATGTAATCCGCGACACTCTCTAGCGGAACCTAAGTACACGTAATTCATTACAGCCCTGTCACGGATTACGTTGAGAACTTAAATACTCATAAACTGCTACACTCTGTAGTGGTTTATGATCATATGGGCCCGAAGCCTATTCCGCTACACCCTCTAGCGGATTATGAAGAGAGTGGAACCTTGGGAACATATTCATGAATACCAGTCTAATAGTAACAACCCGTGATGCAAAATGTATGAAGTTATACAAATATACTCTTCATAAGCAATAAGCCGTAGAAATATAATAGCTACCAGGCATTAACACTAACATAGAATAAATTACTACATAAGTCATACAAATGTAATAGTCATACAACGATTAACcggtaaagaaaataaaaatgtcataagtcaTACAAATAGGTCGGAACTAACACTAACACTAACACACCAAAGGCACTAACACTAACACAAAAAAAACGTAAATTGCTAcatgagaaaataaaattcaaaaaactaGAAGCACAAAGACTACAAGTCCTACGAACTACCAGCAACGGTGGAGTCTCTCTGGGGGGCAAGATCCACGCGTGTGCCCAGGCTGTCTGCAGAGCCTGCATCGCTTCGGTCGGTTAGGGTCGGCCTCATCCATATTGTTCCGGATTCCGGTAGACTTAGGTCGCCCATCACGACAACGCCTCAAGCTAGGATCCGGAATAACGGTCAGACCGTCATAAGGTGGCCAAAGTCCCTCTGGTATTGGCGGCATAAAACCTATCTGGTACACCCTGAACACCTTCTGCATGGTGTAGACTTCGTCGACATAGATATACCAGTCAAGTCGTGACTGACTGACTGGGCACAACATGCAATCGCATGGCAACATGGATAATGGAGAGCTTGAAAGTATCCACAGTCGCATGTACGATCCTGAAGAAAAACTCGGTACGTCCCAAGTGAAAAGCTCACGGTCGGTGTCGTCTCGGCAACAGTGTACTCAGACTGGTGTCTATCGAATAGGGTGACAGTGAAGCACCTGGAGTCTCTCAAGTTGCGCTCCATCGCCTGCATAAAAGACTGGCAAAACTTGGCACCGCTGGCCAACTGAGCCTCTGCCGTCTGACCACGAATCACAAACAACTCCGATAGCCGACCATATGTGGACTTCACAAGGGCGGTAACCAGAAGATTCTGTGTACCCTTCAGAACAGAATTAACACACTCAGATATATtggtcgtcatgtgaccgaatcgTCTGCCACCATCTTGGTGCTAAGTCCACTTATCGTATTCTATTCTGTTCGCCCAATCACACATTGCCGGATTCTCGGTATGTATTATATCAAACCAATAGTGAAACTCTGCCTCAGTCTTCGCATAAGCAGCGTTCACAAGCAAACACTTTGCATCCGTGCCCTTGAAACTGAGTGTGAAGTTAGCTGCAACATGACGAATACAAAATGCTCGGTACGCATGAGGGGGTAACCACCCACTGTTAGGGTTCTCTAGTGCAGCCTTGATGCCGTTGTGCCTATCTGAGATTACCAGTATCCCCTGTTGTGGAGTCATATGTTGGCGCAGGTTGGTCAGGAAGAAAGACCACGACTTGGCATTTTTTCCCTCCACGAGACTGAAAGCAATAGGCAAGATGTTGGAGTTCCCATCTTGAGCGATGGCCAGGAGCAAAGTCCCTCCATACTTGCTATACAGATGAGTACCGTCTATGCTGACCAATGACTTGCAATGTCAGAAAGCTTCAACACAAGGAGGAAACGTCCAGAAAAGACGATGAAAGTACATGGTTGAGTCATCAACGTCATCACCGACTCGAACCGGAGACATCTTCAACAAGGCAACCGTCCCCTCCATGGTAGACTGCACACCAAGGATCCAATGAGGTAGCTCGGCATAGGACTCTTTCCAGTCCTCGTATATTTGTGCTACCGCCTTCTGTTTTGCCAACCACGTCTTCCTATAAGTTGGCCTGAACCCGTACGTTCCTTCGGTAGCTTCTTGCAACATCTTTATCGATACCGCCGCAGTGGCTCGAACCAGAGAAAAGATTTTCACACAGATCACATGATAATCAAGTTGTCGGTGGTCGCTTGATATCGATGTAGCCAAGCATTTGTGTGGTCTGTCGTACCGTCGAACCTCCCAGGTTCGACTCCGCGCTCGAAGGCTGATGCGAATCATCCACGTGCAACCCTTCCCGAACTCCTTGCATCTCCCATGGTACTTAAGATGATCCGACTCCATCACTCTGTACTCAACACCGCGCCGAATGCTGTAATCCTTTACAGTAAGAACAACTTCCTCCTTAGTGTGGAAAGATTGACCAACTTGAAATTCAACTACAGAATTTCTCTCGTGCAACCCTTGACCCAAAAAGGTTGGTGCTGACTCCGGCGGTTAGCCGATGGCTTCCAGGTCCAGGGTAGAATAATGTGCAGGTTGCTCATGTGTGCCGACACTTGACGGTGGTTGACATGTTGCTGGGTTTGTTGGAATTTCATCATCGCTGTCCCCTCCAATGTTAGCAGGCTCTTCGTCGGAATCATCCTCTAGCATCGCATTTTCAACCCGATCCGATTCCCCCCTCATAATCCGCTGGAGGGTGTAGCGGAATAGGCTTCGGGCCCATATGatcataaaccgctacagggtATAGCGGTTTATGAGTATTTAAGTTCTCAACGTAATCCGCGATAAGGTGTAGCGGATTACGTGTACTTAGGTTCCGCTAGAGGGTGTCGTAAATTACATACAATTGCGTTTGTTGCATTTGCGTCTGAAGTTTGCCAATGTTGTGTTTGCATAAAGATTTCCTTCaatcattttatttatgtaaattgtcttaaaaaaaagaattttattttctttaaaaaaatatttttatttgaaatggtTATCATAtattaatagaataaaatttaagtttagaGAGTGTGACAGTTGATTTAAAAATCAGACATTTTTTTATCTGAtttataaataaagcaaaaataaaaattagaattctcAAAAAAGTTCAAatcatttatttttagttattttaaagtaaaaaaaaatttcaactctTCAGTAAATTTTAATTCTTAACATTTCAAATAAGCTCTAAAGGAGTGTTCGAAACACTTTGAGAATAGAATTTCCACAagaaaataattctttttttttttgtttataatacaataaaaatataattttcaattcTTAATAGAATTCTAATTCTCACGTTAATGTTTaaactaaatcaaattaaataggtTTGATAATTTGATTTgcaattttattattgttaaatattgaaattttaaaatggtCCCTAAAACAAacaagatttaaaaaattttaaattttggcaaaataacTAAACGTCAATTTCTCCTATTTCTATTAACAGAAAATGATAAGGTGGCAAAcgaaaaagaagacatgataaattataaaatgatgtgatattattaattaataattattttaaaattaatctctctcatttttatttttttttacccaACTCCATTCATTTATAATCTCTTTAGATTCAATTTCTcctcaaattaaaattttcaaaagttttaagtAAAAGTTTATATGTAATTGTCTTTATACGaaattattaactaaaaattatcagataatttaacatatttaactaaattattatctaataacttTTAACTATCACCTTTTCATGATGTGAATGTTAATCAATGTATTTCATGaaatttagatcctctaaatttaTCTCAATACTTTCCGCTgactttctttttttctataatttttaaaaattaatttttataaactatattttaaaagtaaaaattttatcaaactagTTAGCTAggattagaaaatttaaaaaaaaaaaaaaaatcaacaaataaaGCAAGCAAGCGAGCCTTAGATACGTGAACTTTGGGCCTTTTATATCCATGCATTCCTGGACTACATATTCAGACAATGCTTAAAAAAAATAACCCATAAGTAAGTGGATCGAAGCCTTGAAGAAGTAATGGGACATTATGTCCAATTTGTCAAAAAGAAGAGGAAATTAACTTACTAAGGCgggttattttattttagagtcttattaatatatattttaaggttttttaaaaaacattacaaatataaattgaatatttgAATGTATTGTTTGACTGGTTGTGAAATGTAACCAACATATATAGATTAAAGAGTGAATACCCCATCcggcccctgacaattatctcgaaaggacaacgaggcccccaagaaaaaaaaaacacccaatccAGCCCCTGATAAATTTTTTTGGGACAGATtagcccctgtgc
This window harbors:
- the LOC112775863 gene encoding uncharacterized protein, with translation MRGESDRVENAMLEDDSDEEPANIGGDSDDEIPTNPATCQPPSSEEVVLTVKDYSIRRGVEYRVMESDHLKYHGRCKEFGKGCTWMIRISLRARSRTWEVRRYDRPHKCLATSISSDHRQLDYHVICVKIFSLVRATAAVSIKMLQEATEGTYGFRPTYRKTWLAKQKAVAQIYEDWKESYAELPHWILGVQSTMEGTVALLKMSPVRVGDDVDDSTIIDGTHLYSKYGGTLLLAIAQDGNSNILPIAFSLVEGKNAKSWSFFLTNLRQHMTPQQGILVISDRHNGIKAALENPNSGWLPPHAYRAFCIRHVAANFTLSFKGTDAKCLLVNAAYAKTEAEFHYWFDIIHTENPAMCDWANRIEYDKWT